In Streptomyces sp. NBC_01707, a genomic segment contains:
- a CDS encoding phosphatidylglycerol lysyltransferase domain-containing protein: protein MGEVRLAGGGARRSTVRSRRSAAFAIWYLRAVSFINFLSAVWVTLGQDLRRHNTENYFTPYLLTAGFSSGVVALFLAVTMRRRKRAAWILNMVLSGLLLLLFAFVISFPEIRQYPQNWISLALTAAFVLALLLGRREFYAKGDRSNPRLAAVVAVGGLLITSLIATLLVTVTNTAHDEYRSTFLDRWRYGALRLVSVASDNSRFPGITVPGWVDVVINILSTLLLIAVVYAAFRSRRAVDPITPQDEDRLRVLLDRNGDRDSLGYFALRREKSVVWSPTGKAAVAYRVVGGVSLASGDPIGDPEAWPGAIEPWLAEAREHGWIPAVMGVSEEGGTVYARHGLDALELGDEAIVETAEFTLEGRAMRTVRQAYNRVKRAGYEVTVRRHADIPDDEMAELLRRADDWRDGETERGFSMALGRLGDPADGQCVMLVCRDSGDAPGQGELRAVLSFVPWGPNGLSLDLMRRDRNSENGLMEFMVIELLQRAPKIGITQVSLNFAMFRSVFERGSRLGAGPVLRLWRSLLSFFSRWWQIESLYRANAKYRPIWEPRFMLFEKSSDLLRIGIAAARAEGFLEAPGLPKWMHRSHLGTRR, encoded by the coding sequence ATGGGAGAGGTCCGATTGGCCGGCGGGGGTGCCCGGCGGAGCACCGTCCGCTCACGGCGCAGCGCGGCATTCGCCATCTGGTACCTGCGCGCCGTGTCGTTCATCAATTTCCTGAGCGCTGTCTGGGTCACGCTCGGCCAGGACCTCCGCCGGCACAACACCGAGAACTACTTCACGCCCTATCTGCTCACCGCGGGCTTCTCCTCCGGGGTGGTGGCACTCTTCCTGGCGGTCACCATGCGCCGCCGCAAGCGGGCCGCGTGGATCCTCAACATGGTGCTGAGCGGTCTGCTGCTCCTGCTCTTCGCCTTTGTGATCTCGTTCCCGGAGATCCGGCAGTACCCGCAGAACTGGATCTCCCTGGCACTGACCGCGGCGTTCGTCCTGGCACTCCTCCTGGGCCGGCGCGAGTTCTACGCCAAGGGCGACAGATCCAACCCGCGGCTGGCGGCCGTCGTCGCCGTCGGCGGCCTGCTGATCACCTCGCTGATCGCGACGCTGCTCGTCACCGTCACCAACACGGCGCACGACGAGTACCGCTCGACGTTCCTCGACCGCTGGCGCTACGGCGCGCTGCGGCTGGTCTCGGTCGCCTCCGACAACTCCCGCTTCCCCGGCATCACCGTGCCCGGCTGGGTCGATGTCGTCATCAACATCCTGTCCACCCTGCTGCTGATCGCCGTCGTGTACGCGGCCTTCCGCTCCCGCCGGGCCGTCGACCCGATCACCCCGCAGGACGAGGACCGGCTCCGCGTCCTGCTGGACAGGAACGGCGACCGCGACTCGCTCGGATACTTCGCGCTGCGCCGGGAGAAGAGCGTCGTCTGGTCGCCGACCGGGAAGGCCGCCGTCGCCTACCGGGTGGTCGGCGGGGTCTCGCTCGCCTCCGGTGATCCGATCGGCGACCCGGAGGCCTGGCCCGGCGCGATCGAGCCGTGGCTCGCCGAGGCCCGCGAGCACGGCTGGATCCCCGCGGTGATGGGGGTGAGCGAGGAGGGCGGCACGGTCTACGCCCGGCACGGCCTGGACGCGCTGGAACTCGGCGACGAAGCGATCGTGGAGACGGCCGAGTTCACCCTCGAAGGGCGGGCGATGCGGACCGTCCGCCAGGCGTACAACCGGGTCAAGCGCGCCGGGTACGAGGTGACCGTCCGCCGCCACGCGGACATCCCCGACGACGAGATGGCCGAACTGCTGCGCCGCGCCGACGACTGGCGCGACGGGGAGACCGAGCGCGGCTTCTCGATGGCGCTCGGACGGCTCGGCGATCCGGCGGACGGACAGTGCGTGATGCTGGTGTGCCGGGACAGCGGTGACGCCCCGGGGCAGGGCGAGTTGCGTGCCGTACTGAGCTTCGTCCCCTGGGGTCCGAACGGTCTCTCGCTGGACCTGATGCGCCGTGACCGGAACTCCGAGAACGGCCTGATGGAGTTCATGGTCATCGAACTCCTGCAGCGTGCACCGAAGATCGGGATCACCCAGGTGTCGCTCAACTTCGCGATGTTCCGGTCCGTCTTCGAAAGGGGATCACGGCTCGGCGCCGGACCGGTGCTGAGGCTGTGGCGCTCGCTGCTCAGCTTCTTCTCACGCTGGTGGCAGATCGAGTCGCTCTACCGCGCCAACGCCAAGTACCGACCGATCTGGGAGCCGCGCTTCATGCTCTTCGAGAAGAGCTCCGACCTGCTGCGCATCGGTATCGCCGCAGCCCGCGCCGAGGGGTTTCTGGAGGCTCCCGGCCTGCCCAAGTGGATGCACCGCTCGCATCTGGGGACCCGTAGATGA
- the cobT gene encoding nicotinate-nucleotide--dimethylbenzimidazole phosphoribosyltransferase: protein MNLDDFSDLIERPDGGVRRDAEERRERLIVPPGALGRLDELGEWLSAAQQAVPVKPIEQPRVVLFAGDHGVAELGVSGRAAGTAHELVRATLDGATPLAVLARRFSVPVRIVDAGLDCDPELLPESVVRHRVRRGSGRIDIEDAMTAEEAEQAVRLGIAIADEEADSGTDLVVLGDLSVGGTTAASTLIAALCGTDASVVTGRGGAGIDDLAWMRKCAAIRDALRRARPVLGDQLELLATVGGADLAAMTGFLLQCAVRRLPVILDGVVSSACALVAQRAAFRAPDWWLAGQVSGEPAQTKALDRMALNPLLDQGVVVGEGSGAVLALPLVQAAAALAAELPERAPSDTGEDVEKDGDEAGTTGANGDSADD from the coding sequence GTGAATCTGGACGACTTCTCCGACCTGATCGAACGCCCCGACGGCGGCGTACGGCGTGACGCCGAGGAACGCCGGGAGCGGCTGATCGTGCCCCCGGGCGCCCTCGGTCGCCTCGACGAGCTGGGCGAATGGCTCTCGGCGGCGCAGCAGGCCGTACCGGTCAAGCCGATCGAGCAACCGCGCGTGGTGCTCTTCGCCGGGGATCACGGGGTGGCCGAGCTGGGTGTCTCGGGCCGCGCGGCCGGGACCGCGCACGAGCTGGTGCGGGCCACCCTGGACGGTGCGACGCCGCTCGCCGTGCTGGCCCGCCGCTTCTCCGTACCGGTGCGGATCGTCGACGCCGGTCTGGACTGCGATCCGGAACTGCTGCCCGAGTCGGTCGTCCGTCACCGGGTGCGGCGCGGCAGCGGCCGGATCGACATCGAGGACGCGATGACGGCCGAAGAGGCCGAGCAGGCGGTACGACTCGGGATCGCGATCGCCGACGAGGAGGCCGACTCGGGCACCGATCTGGTGGTGCTCGGCGATCTGAGCGTCGGCGGCACCACTGCGGCGTCCACGTTGATCGCGGCGCTGTGCGGCACGGACGCCTCGGTGGTCACCGGGCGCGGCGGTGCGGGCATCGACGATCTCGCCTGGATGCGCAAGTGCGCGGCGATCCGGGACGCGTTGCGACGGGCCCGGCCGGTCCTCGGTGACCAGCTGGAGCTGCTGGCCACGGTCGGCGGCGCCGACCTGGCGGCGATGACCGGATTCCTGCTGCAGTGCGCCGTGCGCAGACTGCCGGTGATCCTGGACGGCGTGGTCTCCTCGGCGTGTGCGCTGGTCGCCCAGCGGGCCGCTTTCCGGGCGCCGGACTGGTGGCTGGCGGGCCAGGTGAGCGGTGAGCCGGCACAGACGAAGGCGCTGGACCGGATGGCGCTCAACCCGCTGCTCGACCAGGGCGTCGTCGTGGGCGAGGGGAGCGGAGCCGTGCTGGCGCTTCCCCTCGTGCAGGCCGCGGCCGCGCTGGCGGCGGAACTGCCGGAGCGCGCACCGTCGGACACCGGCGAGGACGTCGAGAAGGACGGCGACGAGGCCGGGACGACCGGCGCGAACGGCGACTCGGCCGACGACTGA
- a CDS encoding class I SAM-dependent methyltransferase, with translation MARVRPMLNGVPETLLWTLYNRAYEAGQPYPVIDDPMALQLVADLDYPFEERFGRPNAFHSQAQALRSRCFDLAVEGYLRAHPQATVVGLGDGLETGFWRVDNGRLNWLSVELPEVAALRRTLLPSSDRLRTLSRSATDLSWLDEIEDPVGRGVAVTTQGLLMYLEPAEVRKILAGCAERLPGGVLVLDSMARWLARGTVTGTSKVGSMTVPPMRWAMNPHERKKLLSAHPNITEVHALGLPRGRGAMGELIRLQHLTPGLRTLTPAMTLLRFGA, from the coding sequence ATGGCACGTGTACGGCCGATGCTGAACGGAGTGCCGGAGACCCTGTTGTGGACGCTCTACAACCGGGCGTACGAGGCGGGGCAGCCCTATCCCGTCATCGACGATCCGATGGCGCTGCAGCTGGTGGCGGACCTCGACTACCCCTTCGAGGAGCGGTTCGGGCGGCCGAACGCATTCCACTCGCAGGCGCAGGCGCTGCGTTCGCGCTGCTTCGACCTGGCGGTGGAGGGCTATCTGCGCGCCCATCCGCAGGCCACCGTGGTCGGGCTCGGCGACGGTCTGGAGACCGGATTCTGGCGGGTCGACAACGGCCGGCTCAACTGGCTGAGCGTGGAGCTGCCCGAGGTCGCCGCGCTGCGCCGTACGCTGCTGCCCTCGTCGGACCGGTTGCGGACGCTGTCCCGTTCGGCGACCGACCTCTCCTGGCTGGACGAGATCGAGGACCCGGTCGGCCGGGGTGTGGCCGTCACGACGCAGGGGCTGCTGATGTATCTGGAACCTGCCGAGGTACGGAAGATCCTGGCGGGCTGCGCCGAACGGCTGCCGGGCGGCGTACTCGTCCTGGACTCGATGGCGCGCTGGCTGGCGCGAGGGACGGTGACCGGTACGTCGAAGGTCGGCTCCATGACCGTCCCGCCGATGCGCTGGGCCATGAACCCTCACGAGCGGAAGAAGCTGCTCAGCGCGCATCCGAACATCACCGAGGTGCACGCCCTGGGGCTGCCGCGCGGCCGGGGTGCGATGGGCGAGCTGATCCGGCTCCAGCACCTGACCCCGGGTCTGCGGACGCTGACCCCCGCGATGACGCTGCTGCGGTTCGGGGCCTGA
- a CDS encoding bifunctional adenosylcobinamide kinase/adenosylcobinamide-phosphate guanylyltransferase: protein MELTLLGTGAPDGLPRPECPCAACATARGPRARAATALLVDDALLLDLTPGAVFAAARAGHSLTGVRQVLLTHPHDGPAMELPAGLPPAARVPDGQELTLISGHRIRAVPMDAPGTGYEVTAPEGERLLYMPPGAAPAGLADRVGQPYEMVVGDVTGRPDAVARLRAVEAIGPATEVIAVHIDHDAPPGPELDRRLAASGARTVPDGTTLVVGDYRSVPDVPRRTLVTGGARSGKSVEAERRLETFPEVVYVATGGGRDGDAEWAARIGLHRERRPAAWRTEETCELAQLLESDGPPLLIDCLSLWLTDAMDRVDAWSDAAWANGGENALRERIAELVGAVRGTRRTVVAVTNEVGSGVVPATASGRRFRDELGRLNAAFADECEHVLLVVAGQAVTLRG, encoded by the coding sequence GTGGAACTGACTCTGCTCGGCACCGGAGCCCCCGACGGGCTGCCTCGCCCCGAATGTCCGTGCGCCGCCTGCGCCACCGCCCGCGGGCCGCGGGCGCGGGCCGCGACCGCGTTGCTGGTCGACGATGCGCTGCTGCTCGATCTCACTCCGGGGGCCGTGTTCGCGGCCGCCCGTGCGGGGCATTCGCTGACCGGCGTTCGGCAGGTCCTGCTCACCCATCCGCACGACGGGCCCGCCATGGAGCTGCCCGCCGGGCTGCCCCCGGCCGCCCGGGTGCCGGACGGGCAGGAGCTGACACTGATCAGCGGGCACCGGATCCGGGCGGTGCCGATGGACGCGCCGGGGACCGGATACGAGGTGACGGCCCCGGAGGGCGAGCGGCTGCTGTACATGCCCCCGGGGGCCGCCCCCGCCGGTCTCGCCGACCGGGTGGGGCAGCCTTACGAGATGGTCGTCGGCGATGTGACCGGGCGGCCGGACGCGGTGGCCCGGCTACGCGCCGTCGAGGCGATCGGGCCGGCCACCGAGGTCATCGCCGTCCACATCGACCACGACGCACCGCCGGGCCCCGAACTGGACCGGCGTCTCGCGGCGTCCGGAGCGCGGACCGTGCCGGACGGGACGACCCTGGTGGTCGGCGACTACCGATCCGTACCGGACGTCCCGCGACGCACACTGGTGACAGGTGGTGCGCGGTCCGGGAAGTCGGTGGAGGCCGAGCGGCGTCTGGAGACGTTCCCCGAGGTGGTCTATGTGGCGACCGGCGGGGGCCGGGACGGCGACGCGGAGTGGGCTGCGCGCATCGGTCTGCACCGGGAGCGCAGGCCGGCCGCCTGGCGCACCGAGGAGACCTGTGAACTGGCGCAGCTGCTGGAGTCGGACGGGCCGCCGCTGCTGATCGACTGCCTGTCGCTGTGGCTGACGGACGCGATGGACCGGGTGGACGCCTGGTCCGACGCGGCGTGGGCGAACGGCGGCGAGAACGCGTTGCGGGAGCGGATCGCCGAACTGGTCGGTGCGGTGCGCGGGACGCGGCGTACCGTCGTCGCCGTGACCAATGAGGTCGGCTCCGGTGTGGTGCCCGCGACGGCCTCCGGGCGGCGGTTCCGGGACGAGTTGGGCCGGCTGAACGCGGCGTTCGCCGACGAGTGCGAGCACGTACTGCTGGTGGTGGCCGGGCAGGCAGTGACACTGCGCGGCTGA
- a CDS encoding S1C family serine protease: MDASHSRTRARRLLLPLTAGLCAIALVSGCTGSISNASQADPTPSGAKQASTTPSADELQTDFQTVIKNVLPSVVQIDASNSLGSGIVYDDNGHIVTNAHVVGDEKTFKVTVATGEKVLSASLVAAYPEQDLAVIKLDDVPSGLQPAAFGDSEKVEVGQIVLAMGSPLGLSSSVTQGIVSAVGRTVTESRAGGGTGATIANMVQTSAAINPGNSGGALVNLDSEVIGIPTLGAVDPAMGDSAAPGIGFAIPASMVKTVADQIIKNGKVTDSGRAALNITGRTVVDDNYQPAGVALVSVTKGGAADKAGLQVGDIITKIGDVPVTTITSLSEALAVDRPGQKVTVTYMRDTAQRTADVTLGEI; the protein is encoded by the coding sequence ATGGATGCTTCCCACTCACGTACCCGTGCCCGCCGGTTGCTGCTGCCGCTGACGGCAGGCCTCTGCGCCATCGCCCTGGTGAGCGGCTGCACCGGATCGATATCGAACGCGTCGCAGGCGGATCCCACGCCGTCGGGCGCGAAGCAGGCTTCGACGACCCCGTCCGCCGACGAGCTGCAGACCGATTTCCAGACCGTCATCAAGAACGTCCTGCCGTCGGTCGTGCAGATCGACGCCTCCAACAGTCTTGGCTCAGGCATCGTCTACGACGACAACGGCCATATCGTCACCAATGCCCACGTGGTGGGCGATGAGAAGACCTTCAAGGTCACCGTCGCCACCGGCGAGAAGGTGCTGAGCGCCTCGCTGGTCGCCGCGTATCCGGAACAGGACCTGGCCGTCATCAAGCTCGACGACGTGCCGAGCGGGCTGCAGCCGGCGGCGTTCGGTGACTCGGAGAAGGTCGAGGTCGGTCAGATCGTGCTGGCGATGGGCTCCCCGCTCGGGCTGTCCAGCAGCGTCACCCAGGGCATCGTGTCGGCGGTCGGCCGGACCGTGACCGAGAGCCGCGCGGGCGGGGGCACCGGGGCGACCATCGCGAACATGGTGCAGACCTCGGCGGCGATCAACCCGGGAAACAGCGGCGGCGCACTGGTCAATCTGGACAGTGAGGTGATCGGCATCCCGACCCTCGGAGCGGTGGACCCGGCGATGGGTGACAGCGCCGCGCCGGGCATCGGGTTCGCGATCCCCGCCTCGATGGTCAAAACGGTGGCCGACCAGATCATCAAGAACGGCAAGGTCACCGACTCGGGCCGGGCGGCACTGAACATCACCGGCCGCACGGTCGTCGACGACAACTACCAGCCGGCCGGGGTGGCGCTGGTCAGCGTCACCAAGGGTGGCGCCGCCGACAAGGCGGGGCTGCAGGTCGGCGACATCATCACGAAGATCGGCGACGTGCCGGTCACGACGATCACCTCGCTGTCGGAGGCACTGGCCGTCGACAGGCCGGGTCAGAAGGTCACGGTGACGTACATGCGCGACACCGCGCAGAGGACCGCGGACGTCACGCTGGGCGAGATCTGA
- a CDS encoding bifunctional 2-polyprenyl-6-hydroxyphenol methylase/3-demethylubiquinol 3-O-methyltransferase UbiG yields MRNTVRQELVARQVDEQIAARFPVGQRLRVLDVGMGQGTQALRLARAGHTVTGLESEPEMLRVAREALADEPAGIRERVRLIEGDGLETGVHFLPGSFDVVLCHGVLMYVQEPDAMLAGLARMLAPGGLLSLLVRNGDALAMRPGTAGDWDATLTAFDTDVYTNRLGLTVRADRLDDLTATLAGIAAPLHAWYGVRIFTDHMSNEVELPAAAELDRVLAAEDRAGRTDPYRRVAALLHLCGVRG; encoded by the coding sequence CTGCGCAACACCGTCCGCCAGGAACTGGTCGCCCGGCAGGTCGACGAGCAGATCGCCGCACGCTTCCCGGTCGGGCAGCGGCTGCGGGTCCTCGATGTGGGCATGGGACAGGGCACCCAGGCACTGCGGCTGGCGCGGGCCGGTCACACGGTGACCGGCCTGGAGTCCGAGCCGGAGATGCTGCGGGTGGCCCGTGAGGCACTCGCAGACGAGCCCGCGGGTATCCGGGAGCGGGTCCGGCTGATCGAGGGCGACGGCCTGGAGACCGGGGTACATTTCCTGCCGGGCAGCTTCGATGTGGTGCTCTGCCACGGCGTGCTGATGTACGTCCAGGAGCCGGACGCGATGCTGGCGGGCCTGGCCCGGATGCTGGCGCCCGGCGGACTGCTGTCCCTGCTCGTACGGAACGGGGACGCGCTGGCGATGCGGCCCGGCACCGCCGGGGACTGGGACGCCACGCTGACCGCGTTCGACACGGACGTGTACACCAATCGGCTGGGACTGACGGTCCGGGCCGACCGGCTGGACGACCTCACCGCCACACTCGCCGGGATCGCGGCGCCGCTGCATGCCTGGTACGGGGTGCGGATCTTCACGGACCACATGAGCAATGAGGTGGAACTGCCGGCCGCGGCGGAACTGGACCGGGTGCTGGCCGCGGAGGACCGGGCCGGGCGGACGGACCCGTACCGCAGGGTGGCGGCACTGCTCCATCTGTGCGGCGTGCGGGGCTGA
- a CDS encoding DUF3043 domain-containing protein, which yields MFRSRSKEEKAPTSKVTADLSTQPRDPQAPKGRPTPKRSDAQSQRRRASSGAPLDRKEAMKRQREARRVDMAKQREALASGDERYLPARDKGPVRRFVRDFVDSRFCIAEFFLPLAVIILILSVIQVQNIQNISLLLWLGVIVLIVIDSIGLAFRLKKQLNARFPDTPKRGAVAYGLMRTLQMRRLRLPKPQVKRGERP from the coding sequence GTGTTCCGTAGCCGTTCGAAGGAAGAGAAGGCGCCCACCTCCAAGGTGACGGCGGACCTCTCCACGCAGCCCCGCGACCCGCAGGCACCCAAGGGTCGCCCCACCCCCAAGCGCAGCGATGCCCAGTCGCAGCGCCGTCGTGCCTCCAGTGGTGCGCCGCTCGACCGCAAGGAGGCCATGAAGCGCCAGCGCGAAGCGCGCCGCGTGGACATGGCCAAGCAGCGGGAGGCGCTCGCGAGTGGCGACGAGCGCTACCTGCCGGCCCGTGACAAGGGTCCGGTGCGACGCTTCGTCCGCGACTTCGTGGACTCGCGCTTCTGCATCGCGGAGTTCTTCCTGCCGCTCGCAGTGATCATTCTGATTCTCAGCGTGATCCAGGTGCAGAACATCCAGAACATCTCGCTGCTGCTCTGGCTCGGCGTGATCGTGCTGATCGTCATCGACTCGATCGGTCTCGCGTTCCGGCTGAAGAAGCAGCTGAACGCGCGCTTCCCCGATACGCCGAAGCGCGGCGCGGTCGCCTACGGACTGATGCGTACGCTTCAGATGCGCCGGCTCCGTCTGCCGAAGCCGCAGGTCAAGCGCGGAGAGCGGCCCTGA